From bacterium, a single genomic window includes:
- a CDS encoding D-sedoheptulose 7-phosphate isomerase, with the protein MTESAERRDDTTARIFADTLRDHRDAVARLGPEHLAAIVALADDVARAWSGGGRLLVCGNGGSAADAQHIVAELVGRFECERRACAALALTVNTSTLTAVANDYGFDEIFARQVDGLGRPGDVLLVLSTSGNSPNCVRAAERARAGGLRVHGFLGRDGGRLRGLVDGALVAPAADTPRIQEIHILMGHLLCALLERGLADAGPAGPRP; encoded by the coding sequence ATGACCGAATCCGCAGAGCGGCGCGACGACACGACGGCGCGGATCTTCGCCGACACCCTGCGGGACCACCGCGACGCCGTCGCGCGCCTCGGTCCCGAGCACCTCGCCGCGATCGTCGCCCTGGCCGACGACGTCGCGCGGGCCTGGAGCGGGGGAGGCCGCCTGCTGGTCTGCGGGAACGGCGGCAGCGCCGCCGACGCCCAGCACATCGTGGCCGAACTCGTCGGCCGCTTCGAATGCGAGCGACGGGCCTGCGCCGCCCTGGCGCTGACGGTCAACACCTCCACCCTGACGGCCGTCGCCAACGACTACGGGTTCGACGAGATCTTCGCCCGCCAGGTCGACGGACTGGGACGGCCCGGCGACGTGCTGCTGGTGTTGTCGACCTCCGGGAATTCCCCCAACTGCGTCCGGGCCGCGGAGCGCGCGCGGGCCGGCGGTTTGCGGGTCCACGGCTTCCTCGGGCGCGACGGCGGCAGGCTGCGCGGGCTGGTCGACGGCGCCCTGGTCGCGCCGGCGGCGGACACGCCGCGCATCCAGGAAATCCACATCCTGATGGGCCACCTGCTCTGCGCCCTGCTGGAGCGGGGACTCGCGGACGCCGGGCCGGCGGGACCCCGCCCGTGA
- the rfbD gene encoding dTDP-4-dehydrorhamnose reductase, which produces MKILVTGAAGMLGRAILDEYEDSGHCVGVDLPDGDLTLRDTALELMMQHSPHHVVHAAAYTDVDRAESDPARAHAVNAEATRLLARCCTSLNIPFTYISTDYVFDGEDPAGYFEDAERRPLGVYGRTKALGEEEVQTAGGDWRIIRTSWLFGPGPKNFVLTIRRLLAERETLTVVDDQTGCPTYAPDLARVLRLILLGRGRGIFHATNAGATTWHAFAREVARQSGADPERILPCATAAYPTPARRPACSILRSRNLESIGLGPRPSWQEALERYIAGLVRHESPEPGVRP; this is translated from the coding sequence ATGAAGATCCTGGTGACCGGAGCCGCGGGGATGCTCGGCCGCGCCATCCTCGACGAGTACGAGGACTCGGGCCACTGCGTCGGCGTCGACCTGCCGGACGGGGACCTCACCCTGCGGGACACGGCCCTGGAATTGATGATGCAGCATTCCCCGCATCACGTCGTCCACGCCGCGGCCTACACGGACGTCGACCGGGCCGAGAGCGACCCGGCACGCGCCCACGCCGTGAACGCCGAGGCCACCCGCCTGCTGGCCCGCTGCTGCACGTCCCTCAACATCCCATTCACCTACATCAGCACGGACTACGTCTTCGACGGCGAGGATCCCGCCGGGTACTTCGAGGACGCCGAGCGCCGGCCCCTGGGCGTCTACGGGCGCACCAAGGCCCTGGGCGAGGAGGAGGTCCAGACGGCCGGCGGCGACTGGCGGATCATCCGCACGAGCTGGCTCTTCGGCCCCGGGCCGAAGAACTTCGTGCTGACGATCCGCAGGCTGCTGGCGGAGCGGGAGACGCTGACGGTCGTCGACGACCAGACCGGCTGCCCCACCTACGCGCCGGACCTGGCGCGCGTCCTGCGCCTGATCCTGCTGGGCAGGGGCCGGGGCATCTTCCACGCCACCAACGCGGGCGCGACGACCTGGCACGCGTTCGCGCGCGAGGTCGCGCGACAGAGCGGCGCCGACCCCGAGCGGATCCTGCCCTGCGCCACCGCGGCGTACCCGACGCCGGCGCGGCGGCCCGCCTGCTCGATCCTGCGCAGCCGGAACCTGGAATCCATCGGGCTCGGTCCCCGCCCGTCTTGGCAGGAAGCCTTGGAGCGTTATATTGCGGGGCTCGTGCGGCACGAGTCACCCGAACCCGGAGTCCGGCCATGA
- a CDS encoding RecX family transcriptional regulator: EAELARTAARSWWRRQRGDADARALAKGQRFLIGRGFPPGTAADAVRATVPARQIDEDGEDPA; encoded by the coding sequence CGAGGCGGAGCTGGCGCGGACGGCCGCACGGTCCTGGTGGCGGCGGCAGCGCGGCGACGCCGACGCGCGCGCCCTGGCCAAGGGACAGCGCTTCCTGATCGGTCGCGGCTTCCCGCCCGGGACGGCCGCCGACGCCGTGCGGGCCACGGTCCCGGCCCGGCAAATCGACGAGGACGGGGAGGATCCGGCATGA